The genomic segment TATAATGCAAGAACATCTTCGGCTCATTAAAGGAAAAGAAATTCATCATCATTACCTCAgtcataaaattcaaaatgagttGATAACGaatatgtcattaaaagtgaaaAATGTTGTCATTGAAAAGGTTAAGAAAGCAAAGTATTATTCAGTGATACTTGATTGTACTCCTGATGCAAGCCACAAGGAACAAATGACTTTAATATTACGGTGTGTTGATGTGTCATGCGTTCCTGTAAAAATTGAGGAATACTTTATAGAATTTCTGAATGTTGAAAACACGAGTGGATTGAGCCTTTTCAATGAATTGTGTGCTGCATTGGACTCTCTTGGACTTGATATTGATAATATAAGAGGACAAGGTTATGATAATGGCTCCAACATGAAAGGAAAACATCAAGGTGTTCAGAAAAGATTGCTTGATATAAATCCAAGAGCCTTTTATATGTCGTGTGGTAGTCATTGTCTTAATTTGGTTATTTGTGATATGGCAAACTCTTGTGTTAAAGCAAAATCTTTTTTTGGAGCATGTCAATGCATGTATACCGTGTTCTCAAATTCTACAAAACGTTGGAGTATTCTACTTGACTGTTTGGATAATTTGACACTCAAGTCATTGTGCACCACGAGATGGGAAAGTCATATCGAAAGTGTCAAGGCCATTAAGTCACAAGTTGGGCAAATCAGAGAAGCTTTACTTAAGGTAGCGGATTTAACTGAGGATGCAAGATTATCCAGGGATGCTAGATTGTTAGCAACACATGAACTTAGTAGCTTTGAATTTTTGTTAAGTTTGGTGATTTGGTATGATATTCTCTACAACATAAACTCGGTTAGTAAATCCTTACAATCTGAAACGATGCATATTGATGTTGCAATGAAACAATTGAAAGGGCTTGTTTCTTTTTTTGAGAATTACAGGGAAGAAGGATTTGCCTCTGCCATAAATTCTGCTAAAGAAATTGCTTCCAATATTAGAGTCGACCCTGTATTTCTAGAGCGACGACAAGCTTCTAGAAAGAGACAGTTTGATGAGGTTGCTAATACTGAAAGAGAACCACAAACAGCTGAGGAATGCTTTAGGACTGATTATTTTCTTGTTGTGGTCGATATTGCTCTTTTGGAAGTTGAGAAGTAGATTTGAGCAATTGAATAATTTTGAAGAGATGTTTAGATTTCTGTTGGATGGAAAACAGTTAATGGCATTGGATGAAGATTATTTGAGAAAATGTTGTGTGAATCTTGAATCTACTTTGAAAAAAGATGATGCGTCTGATATTGATGCTCATGATCTGCTTTTAGAATTACAAATATTGCAAGAGATGCTACCTCTTGAAGCTTACGACACAAATAAATCTTGGACAGCCATTAAAATTTTGGAGTTTGCATTGAAAATGGATGTTTTTCCTACAGTTGTGGTTACGTATCAAATTTTATTGACTATTCCTGTAACTGTAGCATCAGCTGAGAGAAGCTTTTCcaagttaaaattattgaaatctTATTTGAGAACCACAATGAGTCAAGAGAGATTGAATAGTTTGGCGATCCTCTGCATCGAAAAAGACATACTGGAGGATATCTCATATGACGACATAATTGATGACTTTGCTTCAAAAAACGCAAGAAGAGTGCGTTTTAAATAATATTGATTgttgaataaattattttgagAAATTATGTAAACCTTTTTCTATGTGTAGTTTTCTTATTTACACATTTTGGTTTACTTTGATTTTgctattcaatttttttaatatacatttgaatttcGAATCAATACAAGAGGACCATATTATAAGTTTCGCCTATGGCCTCTTTTTTCTTAGGACCGCCCCTGGTTCTATCCAAGGAGGAGTCTCGGCCAAGCTGCATGTTTCTGGTGCGGTGCTTGGTGCGCGAGTTCTGGgacttgggttggtctgggcgtggtccagggagggtTAGTGTCGTGTAGGGTCGTGTGGTTAAGGcttggaggtgtcctagttgaCAAGGGAACCTATTACACCAAGGATACTAACACATGAACACATGCAGATTTTGGGTGAGTTTCCAGAAGGAGTTTGAGCGATTTTGGGTTACGTTCcaggggctgggcttggtcaggaatgttcctagatgggttggctcaagtttggctcaaggtggttCGGACGTGGCTCGgatattttgggagatggctcggtgtgttcgataaggtgtcaaatttaaaaattaaaaagttagacttataataattatttaagcttaaacctaattttccataattttattaagcttaaaactttaaataatgcAAAACAATCAGtattcataattaattttatggTTAAATATAATTGTAGAGActaatttatgatatttattaaattctaggGACCAAAAATGAACATAAAAGTTAGTGAGTATATGAAATATGAAACAGTAAATAATCACTTAtcgaaaatataaatattcttattttgttgtatttttcttatataaaaataaaaatatattatagttattttataaataatagtTATCTACATTTTTGTACTTCGGGtttatacatgaaaaataatcgaatttaatttcaagatcaaaatattatagaaattttttaatatgtGCACGTCTTAATGGGTTTTCTAACAATTTcctaaaaaaagtaaaaatatatattcaatattattgatatttagCTAAGTGTATCTGATATCAAACCtatctaattatttaattttgttcaaaagatataattttatttttgttaagatattaaataaatatgtaataaaaataaaatgtggATAATAAAATtactgtaaattttttttatatatataatcatatagATATATGTCATAGATTGTGATTATTTACTAtctaatttatctttatctttatttgtttcaaaaaatatttgttaattttattatattttaaaagtttgaggactaaaaatattgaattaaaatatttaaagactAAAAGTGTTTTATTAAGAAAGTAGGAGTTTTCCttatataaaattttgtccttatcattatatttgataataaaattttattattaaaataagattAAAAGTGTTTCATTAAGAAAGTAGGAGTTTTACCCTTTAAAAATCCTTCACCAATCTATCTTCCGTATAACAATACAATACAatacaaaacaaaaaagaacGTAAACAGAGGAAACTTTGTGTCGCCAGAGAGAAAATCGTGTGACCGAAATTTTCCTCTGCCAGATAGCATCGTTCGCCTTTTTCACTTTGAGATATATCATATCTATTTTCGGTGCTAAGTCGATGATGGAATTGTATAAATTTATTTCATGGTTTCATCAGTGTCGGCAGATCAAGTAGGAAATAATTATTGATGGGGTCAGCTAAATAAATTATCACATATTTGTTGAATTCATCCCATCAAAGAAACGTGGGTTGGCCGCAGGAAAATTTGAAGAGGAATTTTCATACGCATTTTTAACGCGTATTCACACTGACACGAAGTTTATAAATAGAGCTTcattccttcatttcaaattatccaattcttcgagttttctcgcatcttataagcatttgagtgcttaattctataatatttgtgaggtgtttgttctcctgtattaagagagcgTGTGTTctatttggaaacacagtgagtgagctgtacaccacaaaatattatagtataatttttttcatcttgcccgtggtttttaccctaataatttttaggggttttccacgtaaatctcggtgttcagtttattctttattttcgggttttattatctcatattccgcacgtgagaccaacaagtggtatcagagccttggtttaaaatttcttaaaattctgagtatgctctgtggttgcagcctagactgaccttccacatcagaaaagattttttgagattttttatttaaggcgggattattttgtccggtctactaaaattgttgtagacataatggcgggaaggtacgagatagcaaagttcaacggaagcaattttatgctgtggaaaataaagatacaagcagttttaagaaaggagaattgcttggcggctattggagatagaccggtggagattACAGATGATGGAAAATGGAAcaagatgaatgataatgatgttgccaatttacacttggctatagctgaCGAAATTTTGTCAAGTATATCTGAAATAAAAACAgcaaaagttatctgggatactctgacaaagatgtacgaggtcaagtctctACACAatatgattttcctaaagagaaggctttatactcttcggatggcggaatcctcatcgatgaccgaccatatcaatacactaaatactctatttgcgcaactcacttccatggggcataaaataggggaaaatgagcgtgcggagcttctacttcaaagtctaccagattcatatgatcaacttatcatcaacattaccaacaatattcttatgggatTTCTAAGATttgacgatgtcttaactgcggttctcggagaagaaagccggcgcaagaataagaaAGATATGTTGGTAACCTCGAAGCAAGcagaggctttaccgatgataagaggaaaaTTCACGGACCTGACTCCATTGGGAGCCAaaggcgaggtagatcaaagtcgagaagtaagaagaaaaatatttactgctttaaatgtggcggtaaagggcacttcaagagagagtgtacgagtatcgataaaagttctcaaggaaatgtggccagtacttcaggtattggtgaaatattattcagcgaagctgCAACAGTTGCAGAAGGTAGACACAaatttgtgacacatggattatggattcaggagcgacgtggcacatgacgtctcggagagaatggtttgatcattatgaaccagtctcaggaggatctgtattcatgggaaatgatcatgccttggaaatcgctggggtcggtactatcaaaattaaaatgtttgatgacaccattcgcaccatacaggaggtacgacatgtgaaaggtctgacgaagaatcttttgtccttagggcaattggatgacatcgggttcaaaactcgtatcgagaacgggatcatgaaaattgtgaagggcgcgcttgtggttatgaaggcggaaaaggttgctgcaaatctgtatgtacttttgggagaaacacacaaagaggtagaactagctgttgcatcaattggttcatgagaagaattaacggtgttatggcatagaaagctcgggcatatgtcagaacgagggttgaaaattctctcaaaacggaagctgctgccgggacttacaaaagtgtcactacccttttgtgagcattgtgttaccagtaaacaacataGATTAAaatttggcacttctactgccaggagcaaaagcatattggagctgattcattcggatgtttggcaagcaccggttgtatccctaggaggagcgagatactttgtctcgttcattgatgatttctctaggagatgttgggtctatccaatcaagaagaaatcagatgttttctaaatcttcaaagatttcaaagcgcgagttgaacttgattcttaaaagaaaatcaagtgtctaaggactgacaatggaggagaatataccagtgatgaatttgatgcatattgtcaacatgagggcatcaagagaTAATTCACGatggcttacacacctcaacagaatggagtggcggagcggatgaacagaactttgttggacagaacaagagctatgttgaggactgcaggtctagaaaagtcattttgggcagaagcagtcaaaaccacttgttatattatcaatcgttctccttcagtggcgattgatctgaagattccgatggagatgtggactgggAAGCCAACGGATTATTcccatttgcatacatttggaagtcctgtgtacgttctgtacaatgagcaagaaagatcgaagttggactcaaaatccagaaaatgtatcttcttgggctATGTTGATGGAGTTAAGGGGTTTcccttgtgggatcctactgttcacaaccttgtcatcagcagggatgttatctttgaggaagataaagtaaagggagacaaaggcacacagaattcagaaactactatttttcaggtagaaaataagacggacgaatgtcaagtttcttgtgaagtagtaccagagcacgaagaacaagaacctGTTGAGTCTgaagtttccaatgtgaggcagtcaactcgagacagaagaccagcaggttggctttcagattatgtcactgaaagcaatattgcatattgtctattatcagaggatggtgagccatcgagtttccacgaggctactcaaagctcggatgtatccttgtggatgatagcaatgcaagaagagttgtaggcattagacaggaataaaacttgggatcttgttacactaccacgagggagaaaagccattggaaacagatgggtctataagatcaagcgtgatggcaataaccaagtggagcggtatcgtgctaggttggtggtaaaagggtatgctcagaaagaaggcattgacttcaatgagatattttctcctttggttcggcttacaacagtcagactGGTACTGGCATTGtatgcggtgtttgacctacatctagaacagctagatgtaaaaacggcatttcttcatggggatcttgaagaagaaatctatatgctccagcctgaaggttttgcggaaaaaggcaaagagaacttggtttgcaggttgaacaaatctctctacggtctcaaacaggcgccgaggtattggtacaagagatttgattcctatatcatgagccttggatacaacagacagagtgcagacccttgtacatatttcaagaggtccggtgatgattatatcattttgctgttgtatgtggacgacaagttggtagcaggccccaacaaagatcttgtccaaggattgaaggcatagttggctagggaatttgatatgaaggacttgggaccagcaaacaagattctagggatgcaagttcaccgagacagaagcaacagaaagatttggctttcccagaaaaattatttgaagaaagtcttgcaacgcttcaacatgcaagatagtaagccaatatcgaccccacttcctgttaacttcaagttatcctccaaGATGTGTCCTAACAGTGAAACAGAGAGGAtagagatgtctcgagtaccatatgcattagcagtgggaagtttgatgttcgccatgatctgtacaagaccggacattgctcaagcagtgggagcagctagtcggtatatggcgaatcctggacgagagcattggagcactgttaagaggatccttagatacattaagggtacctctaatgctgcattatgttatggaggatcggattttacactcaggggctatgtcgattcagattatgcaggtgatcctgataagaggaaatctactactggttatgtgtttacacttgcaaggggagcagtaagctgggtttcaaaactgcagacagttgtggcgttatctacaacagaggcagaatacatggcagctactcaaggttacaaggaggcaatatggattaaaaggttattggaggtaatcagacacaaacaagagaatgttcctttgttttgtgatagtcagagtgccttgcacatcgcaaggaatccagcctttcattccagggacaaaacacattggagtacaatttcactttgtgcgggaagtagtagaagaaggaagcgtggatatgcagaagatccatacgaaagaaaacatagctgattttctgaccaagccagtgaacactgataagtttgagtggtgtagatcctcaagtggcctagcagaaacgtaagcagcatggaatggcaagattgaaaggatgtgtggagatatgtttgattctcaatcaatctccaagtgggagaaatgtcggcagatcaagttgaaaataattattgatgGGGTCAGCTAAATAAATTAGCACATATTTGTTGAATTCATCCCGTCAAAGAAACGTGGGTTGGCCGCAGGAAAATTTGAAGAGGAATTTTCatacgcgtttttaacgcgtatTCACACTGACACGAagttctataaatagagcttcattccttcatttcaaattatccattcttcgagttttctcgcatcttataagcatttgagtgcttaattctataatatttgtgaggtgtttgttctcctgtattaagagagcgtgtgttctctttggaaacacagtgagtgagttgtacaccacaaaatattatagtggaattcttttcatcttgcccgtggtttttaccctaataatttttagggattttccacgtaaatctcggtgtccagtttattctttattttcggttTTTATTATCTCatattccgcacgtgggaccaagaATCAAGTTGAGGAGTTCAAATCTTCTTTTTGTGCACGAAAAACCATTTGATATTGGAGTGTGGAGTTAAAGCACGCATATTTCATCAGGCAAATGAGTATATTTGTAACTTAGAATCATAtgcaataatataatttaaaatagatTCCAGTTTCAAGTTATATTTTGGTTACTGGTTTTCATGAATTGAAtaatctgaattttttttttttgagttggTCTTGTAAGCATATAGTTGTTGTGAAAATATATTCTTTTTGATGGTGGTGAAGGATAAAAGGCTTTCTTTTTCGTGAGATTGAACGTGTCTACCTCCAATGGCTTTTATCCTAACTAGTATGTTTCTATGATGATCAACAAAGTTGAATTAGCTATTAAAAACCTGTTGAGCTTCTATGATAAGAATGCAGACTGCAGAATAGCTTCAGCATTCACTGCTCTTTATATCTTCTGTCATCATGTCCTAAAATTTTCAGTAGATTATACTCGCAGACTGCTTTAGTTTTTGGATCATTGCCACCAGACCAGGCGTTGCAGTTCGTGTCACCTTTGGTTACGGTCAATTGTGAGCTTTTCAAGTGTCATCCCCACTCTGCACAAAATTTCGCACTTGGGTATTTATGGAACAATCAATAGTTGCAAGAATGTCTAAAAAGGGGTTGATGGAGCAGGATGTAAGTAAGCTGGATGTGACAAAGCTCCATCCACTCTCGCCTGAGGTCATTTCTCGCCAGGCTACAATAAACTTAGGTTAGCTTGTGTTTATTGTACTTTAAACTGCTTTATGTGTacaatatgattattttttcgTCTTTTAATTATTGTGTTTACTAATCCCACGTTGTTATTTTACTCCTCCAGGGACGATTGGTCATGTGGCTCACGGGAAGTCAACAGTTGTAAAAGCCATATCTGGTGTCCAGGTATATTAGCCATTTCTTGAACCTGTGAATTTGGAAATGCATGCTTGTTGTAGCATTAAAGCACCGTGAGGATCTGGGTGATGCGTTacttaatttgataattattggCTCGGAGAAATAACAATTGGGCCATATGCTGACTATTTTAAGTATCTTGGAATATGGCCAGTTTAAGTatctttgaaattttgatttgtaGGAAGTCAAGTCACCTTTTACTAAAGTTTATGCTAGTAGAACTTGTTACTGTTTGTTACTGTATTCACCTAGGTTCCTACTTTTTTCTCAGGATTGTTCTCCGTTGTCATTGTGTTCATATCTATACATCTTGTGTTGTAAAtgctaaaaattattttgtataaaTCGAAGTTCTTGCAATTTGGAATGCCTTTTACCTGCAGACCGTTCGCTTTAAAAACGAATTGGAACGTAATATTACCATCAAGCTTGGGTATGCCAATGCAAAAATATACAAGTGTGAAGATGATCGATGCCCTCGACCCATGTGCTACAAGTAAGCCCTGCAAAGTCGAGTTTGCTCATTGATGTGAATTTATTACCTGACTTGTGTTTCTTTTCAGGGCATATGGAAGTGGAAAAGAAGACAGTCCAATgtgttgttagagtagatgtcctgcaagccaacggttggctagggaatttattgactcaagtgaaataagcaatctttattttaatataatttaacttttttatggtcttgttatattttatctgtatacccatgcaaacagcatagataaagtccttgattatgctttaatacaaatgaatcgtaattcgatgttgaaactcatttgtaaacactgcatattctaaatttgttcctagtcgattcagtcgcctaaaacagggataaaggccgcttgagctcgagactggcatctgtgatgttgtgtactgcgtttcttggtaagggcatagagatgtccaaacatacagatgggtagtcatatgatgattataccgaacaaccctccctcggactttccaagtggttatcattcatcgagaggataagtccgtggttatgattgtacaccattagtccttacgacccgggacaacactgaggctctatatgctagggctgtgctttgactcgtttaccggctccatgagagtcatcaggtggcgaggttgggtatagttgcgacacatataggagccagtgcattgtagtcgcggattcaccgctcacctgcgggtgtggatatcttatgtgatctaatgaaataatagtgcatggaatctctggccagagtatgagatgtacgttggagaaggagttctccaatagtacacgcgatgccactattatagttatcacatagttatcgaaataatatgcaaccctcgatgaaccaatggttgcagattcgatcgggatatttgagatgaagggaccgtattgtacgttaatcacaatcgactggttcttgcaggcactatcagtgatacctaggggatcatggggcgatgctactagatgctcttaccatgatccgatgagtgcaatcagaaatgagttctgacattcttgatcaaggtgttgatgaaaagaatgaggctaactagggtaagcccgaataaaggattatgtcctgaatcacaaagagttgtgaacccacggctagctatatccctgaaccattgagggtcacacaagcactggattatTTGTTCCCGtttagagaataaattcaagaagttgaatttatattatatagtaaattcaaggagttaaatttatgataattaaattttgagagaataaattcaaggagttgaatttataaaatttgagaatttaatttattaaactcaaatgttgggtttattaaatattaaattttggaggtgataaaaattcaaggagttgaatttataatttaaataataaattcaaatgttgaatttataatgtatttaatttattaagctcaaaagttgagttgatt from the Primulina tabacum isolate GXHZ01 chromosome 8, ASM2559414v2, whole genome shotgun sequence genome contains:
- the LOC142554693 gene encoding uncharacterized protein LOC142554693 gives rise to the protein MPRKYPSGSSKRKKKQTEKKMTQSMKGSMDKFVLKETSIVQENLIVDVDNLRAQENHSDEQIEEMYVANTMGIEENENINHSLNIFDPRVWNSLDTKMRDLLVEKGPIREVNFEYPHDELGRHFSSEHYNRVLPNKTSHERKWLVYSKELDKVFCFCCKLFKTLPSRSQLAEDGSRDWKHLSEKLREHEKCHEHLANLRSMVELQVRLRKNETIDKELQEQIKNETHRWRGVLTRIIAVVKCLAKNILSFREKNENMEDSSKDNFLGLIEMIAEFDPIMQEHLRLIKGKEIHHHYLSHKIQNELITNMSLKVKNVVIEKVKKAKYYSVILDCTPDASHKEQMTLILRCVDVSCVPVKIEEYFIEFLNVENTSGLSLFNELCAALDSLGLDIDNIRGQGYDNGSNMKGKHQGVQKRLLDINPRAFYMSCGSHCLNLVICDMANSCVKAKSFFGACQCMYTVFSNSTKRWSILLDCLDNLTLKSLCTTRWESHIESVKAIKSQVGQIREALLKVADLTEDARLSRDARLLATHELSSFEFLLSLVIWYDILYNINSVSKSLQSETMHIDVAMKQLKGLVSFFENYREEGFASAINSAKEIASNIRVDPVFLERRQASRKRQFDEVANTEREPQTAEECFRTDYFLVVVDIALLEVEK